A genomic segment from Methanocella sp. encodes:
- the thpR gene encoding RNA 2',3'-cyclic phosphodiesterase has translation MIRAFISAGLTPQIREKIGEAERDFDMEGVRLVEPSLIHVTLKFLGNIEESRVDGIEAALKKVTVKPFRAKMRSLGGFPNPRSPRVIWVGAEGDFVELNKQVEALMEEVGFPREGRFQSHVTIGRVKFSTPEQKQKLPALFQKYKYFDAGDMTVDTIHLMKSTLSPKGPRYDVLKEIPLAR, from the coding sequence ATGATACGCGCGTTCATATCCGCCGGCCTCACGCCCCAGATCAGGGAGAAGATCGGCGAGGCGGAACGGGATTTTGACATGGAAGGCGTCCGGCTCGTCGAGCCCTCGCTCATCCACGTCACCCTCAAGTTTTTAGGCAACATCGAGGAAAGCAGGGTGGACGGCATCGAGGCTGCGCTTAAAAAGGTCACAGTAAAACCATTTCGGGCGAAAATGCGGTCGCTGGGCGGGTTCCCTAACCCCAGGAGCCCCCGGGTCATATGGGTTGGGGCGGAGGGCGACTTCGTGGAATTGAATAAGCAGGTGGAGGCCCTCATGGAGGAGGTCGGCTTCCCCCGGGAAGGACGCTTCCAGTCTCACGTGACGATCGGCAGAGTAAAGTTCTCCACGCCCGAGCAAAAGCAAAAGCTTCCGGCACTCTTCCAAAAATACAAATACTTTGACGCGGGGGATATGACGGTCGATACTATTCACCTGATGAAGAGCACGCTAAGCCCGAAAGGCCCCCGGTACGACGTGCTAAAGGAGATACCCCTTGCCCGATGA